One window of Arvicola amphibius chromosome 6, mArvAmp1.2, whole genome shotgun sequence genomic DNA carries:
- the Ankrd16 gene encoding ankyrin repeat domain-containing protein 16 isoform X4, whose translation MHGCFEAVQEILDRCHYEPDCRDNCGVTPFMDAIQCGHVNIAKLLLEKHKACPSAEDSLGAQALHRAAVTGQDEAVRFLVSGLGIDVDVRTKSTQLTALHYAAKEGQTSTVQMLLSLGANINSKDERNRSALHLACAGQHVACTKFLLQSGLKDSADLTGTLAQQLTKSRDILRYFDHTVKS comes from the exons ATGCATGGCTGTTTCGAAGCAGTACAGGAGATTCTTGATAG GTGTCACTATGAGCCAGACTGTAGAGACAACTGTGGCGTCACACCCTTCATGGATGCAATTCAATGTGGCCATGTTAACATAGCCAAACTGCTCCTTGAAAAACACAAG GCTTGCCCTTCAGCTGAAGATAGCCTGGGTGCCCAGGCTCTACACCGAGCAGCAGTCACTGGGCAGGATGAAGCCGTACGGTTCCTGGTATCCGGTCTTGGCATTGATGTAGATGTGAGAACAAAGTCCACCCAGCTCACAGCACTTCATTATGCAGCCAAG GAAGGACAGACAAGCACCGTTCAAATGCTATTATCCCTGGGTGCGAACATCAACtctaaagatgaaagaaatcGCTCAG CCCTGCATCTGGCCTGTGCAGGTCAGCACGTGGCTTGCACCAAGTTCCTGCTACAGTCAGGACTGAAGGATTCAGCAGACCTAACAGGCACCCTGGCCCAGCAGCTCACAAAGAGTAGAGATATCCTTCGGTACTTTGACCACACTGTGAAATCataa